The Mycolicibacterium hassiacum DSM 44199 genome includes a window with the following:
- a CDS encoding peptidylprolyl isomerase — protein sequence MADWLPVTSPIQTATATLHTNRGDIKIALFGNHAPKTVANFVGLAQGTKEYTTQNASGGSSGPFYHGVIFHRVIDGFMIQGGDPTGTGRGGPGYDFPDEFHPELQFDRPYRLAMANRGPNTNGSQFFITVAETPHLNRRHTIFGEVADPDSRRVVDAIAATETDRNDRPIDPVVIESITIS from the coding sequence ATGGCAGACTGGCTACCCGTGACGAGCCCCATCCAGACCGCGACCGCGACGCTGCACACCAACCGCGGTGACATCAAGATCGCCCTGTTCGGCAACCACGCTCCCAAGACCGTGGCCAACTTCGTCGGCCTGGCGCAGGGCACCAAGGAGTACACGACGCAGAACGCGTCGGGCGGTTCGTCCGGGCCGTTCTACCACGGGGTGATCTTCCACCGCGTCATCGACGGCTTCATGATTCAGGGCGGCGACCCGACCGGCACCGGCCGCGGCGGGCCGGGTTACGACTTCCCTGACGAGTTCCACCCGGAGCTGCAGTTCGACCGCCCCTACCGGCTGGCGATGGCCAACCGCGGGCCCAACACCAACGGGTCGCAGTTCTTCATCACCGTCGCCGAGACCCCGCACCTGAACCGGCGGCACACGATCTTCGGCGAGGTTGCCGACCCGGATTCGCGGCGGGTGGTGGACGCGATCGCCGCGACCGAGACCGACCGCAACGACCGGCCGATCGACCCGGTCGTCATCGAGTCGATCACGATCTCCTAG
- the cwsA gene encoding cell wall synthesis protein CwsA: MSSPTETHPTPGRRLTRGLRCTALGAVETVRGVAELALNGAQASARRLGDRQRGAELKERLSDDLAAVQAALADLPSGRRSAAKAARRRRRLFIAAGATVVVAGAAAVTVAIIRRSTRPDPSTLPPSVEVNPKP; the protein is encoded by the coding sequence ATGAGCTCGCCGACCGAAACCCACCCGACACCGGGCCGACGGTTGACCCGTGGGTTGCGGTGCACCGCGCTCGGCGCGGTGGAGACGGTGCGCGGCGTGGCGGAGTTGGCGCTGAACGGCGCTCAGGCGTCCGCACGCCGGCTCGGGGACCGTCAGCGGGGGGCGGAGCTCAAAGAGCGGCTGAGCGACGATCTGGCGGCGGTTCAGGCGGCGCTGGCGGACCTGCCCAGCGGTAGGCGGTCCGCCGCGAAGGCGGCCCGACGCCGGCGGCGGCTGTTCATCGCGGCCGGAGCGACGGTGGTGGTGGCCGGTGCGGCGGCGGTGACCGTCGCGATCATCCGGCGTTCGACGCGGCCGGACCCGTCGACCCTGCCGCCCAGCGTGGAGGTCAACCCGAAACCCTGA
- a CDS encoding DUF3566 domain-containing protein, producing the protein MGAPNDPGVPRSGDPGANGSISEPGLGSEPGRSGTKRRATAAAGPAPDRIADPVEVPPWQRGPARGAAAKTPPRAAEKAAPRPEPPRRPVPAGGAAGPRPNRYVVGVGSGAGVGADTEGAKRPAESARRGEDATEHPSGEHPRTESYGSEIPDLSAPLPRPPQRRPDRPARPAAAVRTPAAARHQGPVRANLQIRRVDPWSVLKVSLLLSVASFFVWMIAVAFLYLVLGGMGVWSKLNSNVGDLLSSAGGSAGGELVSAGTIFGGATLIGLVNIVILTAMATIGAFIYNLSTDIVGGIEVTLADRD; encoded by the coding sequence GTGGGTGCACCCAACGACCCGGGCGTCCCGCGTTCCGGTGATCCCGGGGCCAACGGGTCGATCTCCGAGCCGGGCCTCGGCAGCGAACCCGGCCGGTCCGGGACCAAACGCCGTGCCACCGCCGCGGCGGGCCCGGCCCCGGACCGCATCGCCGACCCGGTCGAGGTGCCGCCGTGGCAGCGGGGCCCGGCCCGCGGCGCCGCCGCCAAGACGCCACCGCGTGCGGCGGAGAAGGCCGCGCCGCGACCCGAGCCGCCCCGGCGGCCCGTTCCGGCCGGGGGCGCGGCGGGGCCGCGGCCGAACCGGTACGTGGTCGGGGTCGGCTCCGGCGCCGGGGTCGGGGCGGACACCGAGGGTGCCAAGCGGCCGGCCGAGTCCGCCAGGCGCGGCGAGGACGCCACCGAGCACCCGTCCGGTGAACACCCGCGGACCGAGTCGTACGGCAGCGAGATCCCCGATCTGTCGGCTCCCCTGCCGCGTCCGCCGCAGCGGCGTCCCGACCGTCCGGCCCGCCCGGCGGCGGCCGTGCGTACCCCGGCGGCGGCCCGCCATCAGGGCCCGGTGCGGGCGAACCTGCAGATCCGGCGCGTCGACCCGTGGAGTGTGTTGAAGGTCTCGCTGCTGCTGTCGGTGGCGTCGTTCTTCGTGTGGATGATCGCCGTCGCGTTCCTGTACCTGGTGCTCGGCGGGATGGGTGTGTGGAGCAAGCTCAACAGCAACGTGGGCGATCTGCTGTCCAGTGCCGGCGGCAGCGCCGGCGGCGAGCTGGTCTCCGCCGGAACGATTTTCGGCGGCGCGACGCTGATCGGCCTGGTGAACATCGTGATCCTGACCGCGATGGCCACCATCGGCGCGTTCATCTACAACCTCAGCACCGACATCGTCGGCGGGATCGAAGTCACACTCGCGGACCGGGATTGA
- the gyrA gene encoding DNA gyrase subunit A, whose amino-acid sequence MTDTTLPPDSEPADRIEPVDIQQEMQRSYIDYAMSVIVGRALPEVRDGLKPVHRRVLYAMYDSGFRPDRSHVKSARSVAETMGNYHPHGDASIYDTLVRMAQPWAMRYPLVDGQGNFGSPGNDPPAAMRYTEARLTPLAMEMLREIDEETVDFVPNYDGRVQEPTVLPSRFPNLLANGSGGIAVGMATNIPPHNLRELAEAVYWCLENYDADEETTLAAVMERVKGPDFPTAGLIVGTQGIEETYRTGRGSIKMRGVTEIEEDSRGRTSIVITELPYQVNHDNFITSIAEQVRDGKLSGIANIEDQSSDRVGLRIVIELKRDAVPKVVLNNLYKHTQLQTSFGANMLAIVDGVPRTLRLDQLIRHYVNHQLDVIIRRTRYRLRKANERAHILRGLVKALDALDEVIALIRASETVDVARAGLMELLEIDEIQAQAILDMQLRRLAALERQRIIDDLAKIEAEIADLEDILAKPERQRAIVRDELAEIVEKHGDDRRTRIIAADGEMTDEDLIAREDVVVTITETGYAKRTKTDLYRSQKRGGKGVQGAGLKQDDIVAHFFVCSTHDWILFFTSQGRVYRAKAYDLPEMSRTARGQHVANLLAFQPNERIAQVIQIRSYDDAPYLVLATRNGLVKKSRLADFDSNRSGGIVAINLREGDELVGAVLCSADDDLLLVSANGQSIRFSADDETLRPMGRATSGVQGMRFNADDYLLSINVVRPETYLLVATSGGYAKRTAIEEYPLQGRGGKGVLTIQYDSKRGRLVGALVVDDETELYAITSGGGVIRTAARQVRKAGRQTKGVRLMNLGEGDTLVAIARNAEEGDSTDEVRTEV is encoded by the coding sequence ATGACTGACACCACGCTGCCGCCGGACAGCGAACCGGCCGACCGCATCGAGCCGGTCGACATCCAGCAGGAGATGCAGCGCAGCTACATCGATTACGCGATGAGCGTGATCGTGGGCCGGGCGCTGCCGGAGGTGCGCGACGGGCTCAAGCCGGTGCACCGCCGCGTCCTGTACGCGATGTACGACTCCGGGTTCCGGCCCGACCGCAGCCACGTGAAATCGGCGCGGTCCGTTGCCGAGACGATGGGTAACTACCACCCGCACGGCGACGCGTCGATCTACGACACCCTGGTGCGCATGGCCCAGCCGTGGGCCATGCGCTACCCGTTGGTCGACGGGCAGGGCAACTTCGGCTCGCCCGGCAACGACCCGCCGGCCGCCATGCGCTACACCGAGGCCCGGCTGACCCCGCTGGCAATGGAGATGCTGCGCGAAATCGACGAGGAGACTGTCGATTTCGTTCCCAACTACGACGGCCGGGTGCAGGAACCGACGGTGCTGCCGAGCCGGTTCCCGAACCTGCTGGCCAACGGATCGGGCGGCATCGCCGTCGGCATGGCCACCAACATCCCGCCGCACAACCTGCGGGAGCTGGCCGAGGCCGTGTACTGGTGCCTGGAGAACTACGACGCCGACGAGGAGACCACCCTCGCGGCCGTCATGGAACGCGTCAAGGGTCCGGACTTCCCCACCGCCGGCCTGATCGTCGGCACCCAGGGCATCGAGGAGACATACCGCACCGGACGCGGCTCGATCAAGATGCGCGGCGTCACCGAGATCGAGGAGGACAGCCGGGGCCGCACCAGCATCGTCATCACCGAGCTGCCCTACCAGGTTAACCACGACAACTTCATCACCTCGATCGCCGAGCAGGTCCGCGACGGCAAGCTCTCGGGTATCGCCAACATCGAGGACCAGTCCAGCGACCGCGTCGGGTTGCGCATCGTCATCGAGCTCAAGCGCGACGCGGTGCCCAAGGTGGTGCTGAACAACCTCTACAAGCACACCCAGCTGCAGACCAGCTTCGGCGCGAACATGCTGGCCATTGTCGACGGGGTGCCGCGCACCCTGCGGCTCGACCAGCTGATCCGCCACTACGTCAACCACCAACTCGACGTCATCATCCGGCGTACCCGCTACCGGCTGCGCAAGGCCAATGAGCGGGCCCACATCCTGCGCGGTCTGGTCAAGGCCCTCGACGCGCTCGACGAGGTGATCGCGCTGATCCGGGCGTCGGAGACCGTCGACGTGGCCCGGGCCGGCCTGATGGAGCTGCTCGAGATCGACGAGATCCAGGCCCAGGCCATCCTCGATATGCAGCTGCGCCGCCTGGCCGCCCTGGAGCGCCAGCGCATCATCGACGATCTGGCCAAGATCGAGGCCGAGATCGCCGACCTCGAGGACATCCTGGCCAAGCCGGAGCGGCAGCGGGCGATCGTGCGTGACGAGCTGGCCGAGATCGTCGAGAAGCACGGCGACGACCGGCGTACCCGCATCATCGCCGCCGACGGCGAGATGACCGACGAGGATCTGATCGCCCGCGAGGACGTGGTGGTGACGATCACCGAGACGGGTTACGCCAAGCGCACCAAGACCGACCTGTACCGCAGCCAGAAGCGCGGCGGCAAGGGCGTGCAGGGCGCCGGGCTGAAACAGGACGACATCGTCGCGCACTTCTTCGTCTGCTCGACCCACGACTGGATCCTGTTCTTCACCAGCCAGGGCCGGGTGTACCGGGCCAAGGCCTACGACCTGCCGGAGATGTCGCGCACCGCGCGGGGCCAGCATGTGGCGAACCTGCTGGCGTTCCAGCCCAACGAGCGCATCGCGCAGGTCATCCAGATCCGCAGCTACGACGACGCCCCGTACCTGGTGCTCGCCACCCGCAACGGGCTGGTGAAGAAGTCGCGGCTGGCCGATTTCGACTCCAACCGCTCCGGCGGCATCGTCGCGATCAACCTGCGCGAGGGCGACGAGCTGGTCGGCGCGGTGCTGTGCTCGGCCGACGACGACCTGCTGCTGGTGTCGGCCAACGGCCAGTCGATCCGGTTCTCCGCCGACGACGAGACGCTGCGTCCGATGGGCCGGGCCACCTCCGGTGTGCAGGGCATGCGGTTCAACGCCGACGACTACCTGCTGTCGATCAACGTGGTGCGGCCCGAGACATACCTGCTGGTGGCGACCTCGGGCGGCTATGCCAAGCGCACCGCCATCGAGGAGTACCCGCTGCAGGGCCGCGGCGGCAAAGGGGTGTTGACGATCCAGTACGACTCGAAGCGTGGCAGGCTTGTCGGAGCGTTGGTCGTCGATGACGAAACCGAGCTGTACGCCATCACCTCCGGCGGCGGGGTGATCCGCACCGCCGCCCGCCAGGTCCGCAAGGCCGGTCGCCAGACCAAGGGTGTTCGGTTGATGAACCTGGGTGAGGGCGACACACTGGTTGCCATCGCACGCAACGCGGAGGAAGGCGACAGCACCGACGAGGTCAGGACCGAGGTCTGA
- the gyrB gene encoding DNA topoisomerase (ATP-hydrolyzing) subunit B — MAAAKKKTTSKYGAESITVLEGLEAVRKRPGMYIGSTGERGLHHLIWEVVDNAVDEAMAGYATRVDVRLLADGGVEVKDDGRGIPVEMHASGAPTVDVVMTQLHAGGKFGGENSGYSVSGGLHGVGVSVVNALSTRLEVDICRDGYEWHQYYDRAQPGTLKQGDKTKETGTTVRFWADPEIFETTNYDFETVARRLQEQAFLNKGLTITLTDERVTAEEVTDEVVSEVADAPKSAEQQAAEAAGPQRSKTRVFHYPDGLVDFVKHINRTKNPIHPSIIAFSGRGDGHEVEVAMQWNAGYSESVHTFANTINTHEGGTHEEGFRAALTSVVNKYAKEKKLLKDKDPNLTGDDIREGLAAVISVKVREPQFEGQTKTKLGNTEVKSFVQKICNEQIAHWFEANPAEAKTVVNKAVSSAQARIAARKARELVRRKTATDIGGLPGKLADCRSTDPSKSELYIVEGDSAGGSAKSGRDSMFQAILPLRGKIINVEKARIDRVLKNTEVQAIITALGTGIHDEFDISKLRYHKIILMADADVDGQHISTLLLTLLFRFMKPLIENGHVFLAQPPLYKLKWQRAEPEFAYSDRERDALLEAGKKAGKKINPDDGIQRYKGLGEMDAKELWETTMDPATRILRQVTLDDAAAADELFSILMGEDVEARRSFITRNAKDVRFLDV, encoded by the coding sequence GTGGCTGCTGCGAAGAAGAAGACGACAAGTAAATACGGCGCCGAGTCGATCACCGTTCTCGAAGGTCTCGAGGCCGTCCGTAAACGACCCGGCATGTACATCGGTTCCACGGGCGAACGCGGTCTGCACCACCTGATCTGGGAGGTGGTGGACAACGCCGTCGACGAGGCGATGGCCGGCTACGCCACCCGTGTGGACGTCCGGCTGCTCGCCGACGGCGGGGTCGAGGTCAAAGACGACGGCCGCGGCATCCCGGTCGAGATGCACGCCAGCGGCGCCCCGACCGTCGACGTGGTGATGACCCAGTTGCACGCCGGCGGCAAGTTCGGTGGCGAGAACAGCGGCTACTCGGTCAGCGGTGGTCTGCACGGTGTCGGCGTGTCGGTGGTCAACGCGCTGTCCACCCGGCTCGAGGTCGACATCTGCCGCGACGGCTACGAGTGGCACCAGTACTACGACCGCGCCCAGCCCGGCACCCTCAAGCAGGGCGACAAGACCAAGGAGACCGGCACCACCGTTCGGTTCTGGGCCGATCCGGAGATCTTCGAGACCACCAACTACGACTTCGAGACCGTCGCGCGCCGGCTGCAGGAGCAGGCGTTCCTCAACAAGGGCCTGACCATCACGCTCACCGACGAGCGGGTCACCGCCGAAGAGGTCACCGACGAGGTGGTCAGCGAGGTCGCCGACGCGCCGAAGTCGGCCGAACAGCAGGCCGCCGAGGCGGCCGGGCCGCAGCGGTCCAAGACCCGGGTGTTCCACTACCCGGACGGGCTGGTGGATTTCGTCAAGCACATCAACCGCACCAAGAACCCGATCCACCCGAGCATCATCGCGTTCTCCGGCCGCGGCGACGGCCACGAGGTCGAGGTCGCGATGCAGTGGAACGCCGGCTACTCGGAGTCGGTGCACACCTTCGCCAACACCATCAACACCCACGAGGGCGGCACCCACGAGGAGGGCTTCCGGGCGGCGTTGACCAGCGTGGTCAACAAGTACGCCAAGGAGAAGAAGCTCCTCAAGGACAAGGACCCGAACCTCACCGGCGACGACATCCGCGAGGGTCTGGCCGCGGTGATCTCGGTGAAGGTGCGCGAACCGCAGTTCGAGGGCCAGACCAAGACCAAACTCGGTAATACCGAGGTCAAGTCGTTCGTGCAGAAGATCTGCAACGAGCAGATCGCGCACTGGTTCGAGGCCAACCCGGCGGAGGCCAAGACCGTTGTCAACAAGGCGGTTTCATCGGCCCAGGCGCGGATCGCCGCGCGTAAGGCGCGAGAGTTGGTGCGCCGCAAGACCGCAACCGATATCGGCGGTCTGCCCGGCAAGCTGGCCGACTGCCGCTCCACCGATCCGAGCAAGTCCGAGCTCTACATCGTGGAGGGCGACTCGGCCGGCGGTTCGGCCAAGAGCGGCCGCGACTCGATGTTCCAGGCGATCCTGCCGTTGCGCGGCAAGATCATCAACGTCGAGAAGGCCCGCATCGACCGGGTGCTGAAGAACACCGAGGTGCAGGCGATCATCACCGCGCTCGGCACCGGCATTCACGACGAGTTCGACATCTCGAAACTGCGGTACCACAAGATCATCCTGATGGCCGACGCCGACGTCGACGGTCAGCACATCTCGACGCTGCTGTTGACGTTGTTGTTCCGGTTCATGAAGCCGCTCATCGAGAACGGGCACGTGTTCCTCGCGCAGCCGCCGCTGTACAAGCTGAAATGGCAACGCGCTGAACCGGAATTCGCCTACTCGGACCGTGAGCGCGATGCGCTGCTGGAGGCCGGGAAGAAGGCCGGTAAGAAGATCAACCCGGACGACGGCATCCAGCGTTACAAGGGTCTCGGCGAGATGGACGCCAAGGAGTTGTGGGAGACCACCATGGACCCGGCCACCCGGATCCTGCGGCAGGTCACCCTCGATGACGCGGCGGCCGCCGACGAGCTGTTCTCGATCCTGATGGGCGAGGACGTCGAGGCGCGCCGCAGCTTCATCACCCGCAACGCCAAAGACGTCAGGTTCCTGGATGTCTGA
- a CDS encoding DUF721 family protein: MTDDSIRDDRGWDDWDRDDRGWDDEPPALRPPAHLTHLQGMDLVRRTLEEARSAARRQGKDVGRGLSSLGGPPRSAARPASARGRRRWSGPGPDSRDPQLLGTVAAELARTRGWAERVSQGAVFGRWAEVVGDQIAAHARPTALHDGVLTISAESTAWATQLRMVQRQLLAKIAAAVGDDVVTSLKIVGPVAPSWKKGRYHIAGRGPRDTYG, translated from the coding sequence GTGACCGACGACTCCATCCGTGATGACAGGGGCTGGGATGACTGGGACCGGGATGACAGGGGCTGGGACGACGAGCCGCCCGCCCTGCGGCCGCCCGCTCACCTGACCCATCTGCAGGGCATGGACCTGGTCCGCCGCACCCTGGAGGAGGCCCGCAGTGCCGCCCGCCGGCAGGGCAAGGACGTCGGGCGCGGCCTGAGCTCGCTGGGTGGTCCCCCGCGGTCGGCGGCGCGGCCGGCATCCGCCCGGGGCCGCCGGCGCTGGTCCGGGCCGGGTCCGGACTCCCGCGACCCGCAACTGCTCGGCACCGTCGCCGCCGAACTGGCCCGCACCCGCGGCTGGGCCGAGCGGGTCAGCCAGGGCGCGGTGTTCGGCCGGTGGGCCGAGGTGGTGGGCGACCAGATCGCCGCGCACGCCCGCCCGACCGCCCTGCACGACGGGGTGCTGACCATTTCCGCCGAATCGACCGCCTGGGCCACCCAGCTTCGGATGGTCCAGCGCCAGCTGCTGGCCAAGATCGCCGCGGCGGTCGGCGACGACGTGGTGACGTCGCTGAAGATCGTGGGGCCGGTGGCGCCGTCGTGGAAGAAGGGCCGGTATCACATCGCCGGCCGTGGTCCCCGCGACACGTACGGCTGA
- the recF gene encoding DNA replication/repair protein RecF (All proteins in this family for which functions are known are DNA-binding proteins that assist the filamentation of RecA onto DNA for the initiation of recombination or recombinational repair.), with the protein MHIRHLGLVDFRSWPRVDLDLEPGRTVFVGRNGYGKTNLVEAIWYSSTLGSHRVAVDAPLIRAGAERAVVSTIVVNDGRELAIDLEIRAGRANKALLNRSPVRSAREILGVLRAVLFAPEDLALVRGDPGERRRYLDELATTRRPRIAGVRADYDRVVRQRTALLKTAAAARYRGDRSVLDTLDVWDGHLATHGAQLIAARAELVTELAPEIAKAYHLLAPGSRAASVRYRSGIDVVEAEVAAGTTDPQVFEAALLDALARRRDAELERGVCLVGPHRDDLELRLGDQPAKGFASHGESWSMALSLRLGAYQLLRAEGPDPVLLLDDVFAELDTARRQALAAVVESAEQVLVTAAVPDDIPADWDARRIEIVMRDGDDGRVSEVVT; encoded by the coding sequence TTGCACATCCGCCACCTCGGACTCGTCGACTTCCGATCGTGGCCCCGGGTCGATCTCGATCTGGAACCGGGCCGCACGGTGTTCGTCGGCCGCAATGGTTACGGCAAGACGAATCTTGTTGAGGCAATTTGGTATTCGTCCACCCTGGGATCGCACCGGGTGGCCGTCGACGCGCCGCTGATCCGGGCCGGCGCCGAACGCGCGGTGGTGTCGACGATCGTGGTGAACGACGGCCGGGAGCTGGCGATCGATCTGGAGATCCGGGCCGGCCGGGCGAACAAGGCCCTGCTGAACCGGTCGCCGGTGCGCTCGGCCCGCGAGATCCTCGGGGTGCTGCGGGCGGTGTTGTTCGCCCCCGAAGACCTGGCCCTGGTCCGCGGTGATCCGGGTGAGCGGCGGCGCTACCTCGACGAGCTCGCCACCACCCGGCGTCCGCGGATCGCGGGCGTGCGCGCCGACTACGACAGGGTGGTGCGCCAGCGCACGGCCTTGTTGAAAACCGCTGCGGCAGCGCGGTATCGCGGTGACCGAAGTGTCCTGGACACCCTGGACGTCTGGGACGGGCATCTGGCCACCCACGGGGCCCAGCTGATCGCCGCACGCGCCGAGCTGGTCACCGAGCTCGCACCGGAGATCGCCAAGGCCTATCACCTGCTTGCGCCCGGATCCCGCGCCGCGTCGGTGCGCTACCGCAGCGGTATCGACGTCGTCGAGGCGGAGGTCGCGGCCGGTACCACCGACCCGCAGGTGTTCGAGGCCGCGCTGCTCGACGCGCTGGCGCGCCGGCGCGACGCAGAACTGGAACGCGGCGTCTGCCTGGTCGGTCCGCACCGCGACGACCTGGAACTGCGGTTGGGCGATCAACCGGCGAAAGGCTTTGCCAGCCATGGTGAGTCGTGGTCCATGGCGTTGTCGCTGCGGTTGGGTGCCTACCAGCTGCTGCGCGCCGAAGGCCCGGATCCGGTGTTGTTGCTCGACGATGTCTTCGCCGAACTGGACACCGCACGTCGCCAGGCGCTGGCGGCGGTCGTCGAGTCCGCCGAACAGGTGCTGGTGACCGCGGCGGTACCGGACGACATCCCCGCGGACTGGGATGCCCGCCGGATCGAGATCGTGATGCGTGACGGCGACGACGGCCGTGTCTCGGAGGTGGTGACGTGA
- the gnd gene encoding phosphogluconate dehydrogenase (NAD(+)-dependent, decarboxylating): protein MQLGLVGLGKMGYNMRERLRAGGHEVIGYDPRPEVSDVPTLAAMVEALQPPRIVWVMVPSGPITHDTICALADVLSPGDLVIDGGNSRYTEDEPHAELLGAKGISFIDAGVSGGIWGLTEGYGLMVGGSEEDVARAMPIFDTLRPDGPREDSFVHAGPVGAGHFVKMVHNGVEYALMSAYGEGYELLAAEERVRDPQAVFQAWTKGTVVRSWLQQLLAKALKEDPGLSRVTGYTEDSGEGRWTVEEAIRLRVPVPGIAASLFARFLSRQDDSPTMKAVAALRAQFGGHAVKRVSESG, encoded by the coding sequence ATGCAACTCGGGCTGGTCGGCCTGGGCAAGATGGGCTACAACATGCGCGAGCGGCTGCGGGCCGGCGGGCATGAGGTCATCGGTTACGACCCGCGACCGGAGGTCTCCGATGTCCCCACACTCGCCGCCATGGTCGAGGCGCTGCAGCCGCCCCGCATCGTGTGGGTCATGGTTCCGTCCGGGCCGATCACCCACGACACCATCTGCGCCCTCGCGGATGTGCTCAGCCCCGGCGATCTGGTCATCGACGGCGGCAACAGCCGCTACACCGAGGACGAACCACACGCGGAACTGTTGGGAGCCAAGGGAATCTCGTTCATCGACGCCGGTGTCTCCGGCGGTATCTGGGGGCTGACCGAGGGCTACGGGCTCATGGTGGGCGGCAGCGAGGAGGACGTGGCGCGCGCCATGCCGATCTTCGACACGCTGCGCCCGGACGGCCCGCGCGAGGACAGCTTCGTGCACGCCGGTCCGGTCGGCGCCGGGCACTTCGTCAAGATGGTGCACAACGGTGTCGAGTACGCGCTGATGTCGGCCTACGGCGAGGGCTACGAACTGTTGGCCGCCGAGGAGCGGGTACGCGACCCGCAGGCCGTCTTCCAGGCCTGGACCAAGGGCACCGTGGTGCGGTCCTGGCTGCAGCAGCTGCTGGCCAAGGCGCTCAAGGAGGACCCCGGGCTGAGCCGGGTCACCGGCTACACCGAGGATTCCGGTGAGGGCAGGTGGACCGTCGAGGAGGCCATCCGGTTGCGGGTGCCGGTGCCGGGCATCGCGGCGTCGTTGTTCGCCCGGTTCCTGTCGCGCCAGGACGACTCCCCCACCATGAAGGCGGTCGCCGCGCTGCGCGCCCAGTTCGGCGGGCACGCGGTCAAGCGGGTGAGCGAGTCGGGTTAA
- the dnaN gene encoding DNA polymerase III subunit beta, which yields MATTTVGVTDLKFRLVREDFADAVAWVARNLPNRPTVPVLAGVLLTGSDDGLTISGFDYEVSAEVQVAAEIASPGSVLVSGRLLSDITRALPAKPVDVTVEGTRVLLTCGSARFSLPTMAVEDYPTLPTLPEETGVISSDLFAEAIGQVAVAAGRDDTLPMLTGIRIEISGENVTLAATDRFRLAVRELKWSTAFPDTGAAVLVPAKTLAEAAKTGADGSEVHLALGAGPEVGKDGLLGIRSNGKRSTTRLLDAEFPKFRQLLPSEHTSIATIGVTELTEAIKRVALVADRGAQVRMEFSDDVLHLSAGADDVGRAEEDLPVTFHGDPLTIAFNPNYLTDGLTSLHSERVTFGFTTPSRPAVLRPAIEDDDHISGPGPYPAAHTDYTYLLMPVRLPG from the coding sequence GTGGCCACGACAACCGTGGGTGTCACCGACTTGAAGTTCCGCCTGGTGCGCGAAGACTTCGCCGATGCCGTGGCCTGGGTAGCACGCAACCTGCCGAACCGACCGACCGTTCCGGTCCTCGCCGGCGTGTTGCTCACCGGCTCCGACGACGGGCTGACCATCTCCGGATTCGACTACGAGGTCTCGGCCGAGGTCCAGGTCGCCGCGGAGATCGCCTCGCCGGGCAGTGTCCTGGTGTCCGGGCGTCTGCTCAGCGACATCACCCGCGCGTTGCCGGCCAAGCCGGTCGACGTCACCGTCGAGGGCACCCGGGTGTTGTTGACCTGCGGCAGTGCCCGGTTCTCGCTGCCCACCATGGCCGTCGAGGACTACCCCACTCTGCCCACCCTGCCGGAGGAGACCGGTGTCATCTCGTCCGACCTGTTCGCCGAGGCGATCGGGCAGGTCGCCGTCGCGGCCGGCCGGGACGACACCCTGCCGATGCTCACCGGCATCCGCATCGAGATCTCCGGGGAGAACGTCACGTTGGCGGCCACCGACCGGTTCCGGTTGGCGGTGCGGGAACTGAAGTGGTCCACCGCGTTCCCCGACACCGGGGCCGCGGTGCTGGTGCCGGCGAAGACCCTGGCCGAGGCCGCCAAGACCGGCGCCGACGGCTCGGAGGTGCACCTGGCGCTGGGCGCCGGCCCGGAGGTCGGCAAGGACGGGCTGCTCGGCATTCGCAGCAACGGCAAGCGCAGCACCACCCGACTGCTCGACGCGGAGTTCCCGAAATTCCGCCAGCTGCTGCCGTCCGAGCACACCTCGATCGCGACGATCGGCGTCACCGAGCTGACCGAGGCGATCAAGCGTGTGGCGCTGGTCGCCGACCGCGGGGCACAGGTGCGGATGGAGTTCAGCGACGACGTGCTGCACCTGTCGGCCGGCGCCGACGACGTCGGTCGCGCCGAGGAGGACCTGCCGGTCACTTTCCACGGCGATCCGTTGACCATCGCGTTCAACCCGAACTACCTGACCGACGGGCTGACCTCGCTGCACTCCGAGCGGGTCACCTTCGGTTTCACCACGCCGAGTCGCCCGGCGGTGCTGCGGCCGGCCATCGAGGACGACGACCACATCAGCGGCCCGGGACCGTACCCGGCGGCGCACACCGATTACACCTATCTGTTGATGCCGGTGCGGTTGCCAGGCTGA